TCCACCCCGGGAACACTGGGCCTCCCCAAGGCCTCCAGGACAGCAGCGGGCTCCAGGGCCTGCTCTAGCCAGTGTCCTGTATCTGCTCTGATGGGACAGGCTCATGTCTTTGTGGCCATCAGGGGATGATTAACCAGGCCCAGTAGTCTCCACACAGTCAGACCCCAAGCCGCCCCGCCTTGCTTTGCTTCGCTTCCccaccttctctttcttttgtggATTCTGAGGCCACACAGCCCTACTGCTCCTGGATAGTGCCCTGCCTTCCTCAGGGTCTTTGCAAAGGTGCTTCCTTCTGTCTAGAACAGTCTCCCAAGCTGTCCTCTTTGACTTTGGGTGACTTTTCTCATCCTTCCTTTAGTCGTTCATAGTTGGCTTCAATAAATAAAGGATAGACGGGCGAGTGACTGATCAGCCATGCTTGAGAGGAGGAGGCCCTGGCACATAGGCGTATGCCGTAGATCTCCATTGTCTAGGCCTAGTTAATCATTgccaggaggagaaagggaggctGTGGACTGGAGGCTGCCAGCCCCGCCTTCTCCTTCTCTAGGCATGTCCTAAGGAGAAGCAGCCTCAGATATCCGGGTGATGCCTCTTGGCTGTGAGTattatcatctgcaaagaggaaaaggggaaatAATCTGAATATCTGGGATTCCAAAAGTTGTCTTGTACCAGGTAACAAGAACCTTACTATCTCCTCTGACCAGATGTGGGGCGAGAAAGAGGATGAGAGCAAGAGTGAagcagaaaagggaaagagaaggagataACCTCAAGTGTGGCCTGAAGACTCCCTGACACTTCATGGGCATCCTTGACATTCCATCTGGAAACCATTTTGCTCATGTCCTCAGAGCTGTGGCTGCAGAATTTTCTCTTGCCCAGTTGTGGGTTACAGGTCAAGTAGAGAGTCAGCCCCAGGGAAGGGCATGGGAACTCAGACTGTAGGTCAGTATTCCAGAGttcctggaggaggaagaaaaaggactGGGTTAAGGAGGCAAGCAGGGGAGGGAATCTACCCTGAGATTCTTAGAAACAGCTCAAAATAACAGCAAGTTGACCAGCTctcaaagtgttttttttgtttaccATGCCTCCcttattttcttagtattttctgGGCACAGGCTTGCTTTGACTTTACAGTCCGCGTAAGTTTACAACCAGGAAAATGAAAGGAACAATTTTACAGGCATCGTGATGGATCCTGGTACCTCCTTTAGGGCCTGAAATGAGGGGTTTGAATGTAGTCCATTTCATCCCACCTCCAAATGCTAGCAATGAAGGGAATTATACAGGGGTTTCCATCCCTGCTGGGACACAATTCTCTGAAGCACAGTTAGGATGAAAACACGAGGTTTGTAAGAGCTGAGAGTAGTGTTTTTCAGAGTGCAATTTTCAGAACTCTAGGCCCAAGAGATGTTTCGCTGGCAAAAGGATTCCAGGTCAAATACATTTGGGACACTCTGCATCATCTCTCCCCTCTCAGGCAATCTCAGTGCTTGTAAGTGAGAAAACTGTGTTCCCCATAAGTTTCCCCTGAAAGGGTCCGGCTGTCCCGCATTGCCTTCCTGTAATCTGTTCACACGTTGCTCTTATTCCGGTTCCACATGCCCTGAACTCCCAGGAAATTGCTCTCAGCAGTGAGCCATTCATTCCTCAGAGATTTGGGAGCCCTCACCATGTGCAGACGCTGTGCTGCAGGCTGGGAACCACAGGAGAAATGGCTGAATGTTCTGTGGGTGTGGCTGTAGGCAGAGGGCTGATCAGTGAGGTGGGGCGGTGACAGTCTTCTATAGGATGTTGTATGCATCATTTATCACCTTAACTAGGACAAGAGAATGAAGGGGGgcactattaataattaattaataattataataggaCAACAGGTGTAAGCTAGAGCTGTCTTACATAGACAGAACTGACACATGACAGAGGAGTTATGTTTCTTGTCTGTCCCTTTAGAAGCTGCCTCTAGCGCCAGTGGATAATAATCACAGGGCAAAAGGTTTCAAGTCAATATTAAAAGGGACTTTCTAACAAAGAGCCTCTAAAAACAATGTGGGCTATTTCATGAGGTAGTGAGCAGCTCAACACATCAGATACGCAAAGGAATGACCCACCCTCCAAGATGCTGTGTACAGCTGACACTGACATGCCAGGCAGGCCCCAAGCTTAGGTAAGCACAGGTGAGCCTCTGCCTGTGATCTGAAGCACCTATTCTTGGCTCTCTCTTCGGTGAGGGTCAGTAAGCTATTTTATACACAAGGACCACATTCTGCTCCTCTGATTCACACATAACAGACACATTTggataaaagcagaaatataaCAGGACTGAAAGATTAAAACTTGCCGTCTTAGCATACTTAATATTCACTGATGCTTACACACAATGTAAATATCTCTTTGTTTAAAATGAGTATAGGCTGGTctttgtggctcacgcctgtaatctcagcactttgggaggccaagaacggaggatcacttgagctcaggagtttgagatcagcctgggcaacaccgcaATATctcctttctactaaaaataaaaaatgaaaaaaaaaattagtcaagtgtgggggcgcatgcctgtagtctcagttacttgggaggctgcagtgagaggattgcttgagcccaggaggtggaggctgcagtgagctgcaatcgtgccactgcaccccagcctgggtgacagagcgagacactctctcaaaatcaataaacaaataaaacaagtatTATCTTGACTTTAAAGAAAGAGACTTTCTTGTGACATATAAGCAAAATATGGTCAAAACAATTTGGCCAAGGTTTAAAATGGACTGGAATCACTTCTAAGGAGCCAGCCTAGATCTGTTGAATCAAGTTTGCTCACTAATAATCGTACTTTGGTTATGTCGGATGTTAACATTAGAGGAAGAGGGTGGGGGATATAAGGGGATTCTTTGTACTATTTGTGAGActtgtctaaaattatttcaaaattaaaaaataacaaacaaaaccacatcCTTTGCTCCTGAGCCCTGTTCGTCCCAGGCCTTATGTGATGAACTCACTCCATTCTTTAAGATTCAGCTCAGCAGAGCATCTCGGATTCCCTGTCCTGAGGCAGGCACTTCTGTATGAGCTCCTAAATACTTCTGCATTTACCTACCACCTACTGGTATGGTTTTCTGACTATATTTCATCTCCTTTGCCTTACGTGGAGTTTCTTTTAGATTGgaaagttttcttcctttcctctttgaaTCCTAGCACCAAGGCCACACTTGGCACTAAATACGTGTCTCAAATGAATTAATAATCCTGTTTGAACAAATcttattagttttgttttcttttttaaaattatggtaaaatgtacataacataaaaatttccattttaaccatttttaagtgtataattgagtgacattaagtacattctaaagttgtgcacttttttttttaaaatcagttctaAATGGTTTAAACTGGCCAGTATTTACTAGAGCTGTTAGAGCGACTTAATTTGGACCCATGAGACTCGTGACACTCAGAATTAATCTAATCCCATTTACACCAGGTGCCTCCCATCAAAATCTGTTTGATCAAGTGTGGAATTATTTCATCCCATTGGAACCAGCTCTTGAATCAGTCAGAACTGGCTCTGCCAGCCTCCGGGCCAGTAGTCGGCGCTCAAAGTGGTGTTCCTTTCTTTGGCCTAATCTCTTGGGTTGTCACTTTcccttttgttaatttcttttttttttttttttttttctggagttcaATCTTCCCTGGGAGCTCCCTTCTGCTCCCACGAAGGGCTCTGCACCCAGCCCTGGTGCAGCCTGGCTCTGGGGCAGGGAGCTTGCATTCTGCCACCTCCTTCATTGTCCTCTCGGTACACCTGCACTTTCAAAACAACCCCTGCAGGCAAGCTTTAGAGGCAGCGATA
This window of the Nomascus leucogenys isolate Asia chromosome 6, Asia_NLE_v1, whole genome shotgun sequence genome carries:
- the CT62 gene encoding cancer/testis antigen 62 — translated: MMHTTSYRRLSPPHLTDQPSAYSHTHRTFSHFSCGSQPAAQRLHMELWNTDLQSEFPCPSLGLTLYLTCNPQLGKRKFCSHSSEDMSKMVSRWNVKDAHEVSGSLQATLEVISFSFPFLLHSCSHPLSRPTSGQRR